A single window of Leptospira semungkisensis DNA harbors:
- a CDS encoding type I polyketide synthase, with protein MKANYSSEHTSQEQVSTIFKHLSEQDIKTYTVFGGQGVDPIPELRSFYEEGHSNSEFWEIVYTSIDEELKSLTKERLLNCFPHGFNLKEWLLSPETTPDSSILKNCCYSIPLIFVAQAASLFRILKEESEWEAFHSANTGIFGHSQGIYAGLLLSSSPNKSSYLKNLSLILKCLFYLGVRSQEEFPLLELDTIYKKFLKPDEVPSPMAALRLEDDTLILEELEKFNSGKSSEDMINLGLKNGPKGRVFCGSPESLLEFRTVLAGIALPGLDTWTFLKVSAPFHSPLLRRCPVLTEGDFKKIGFHPQPEDLKIPLYDTRDGRDLRSETDLSLVLARMTFAETLDWDLCLSELKKEENKILLLSFGPGADAEKLSIPSIKGKSFLVRNLSKSDSLRSFRKEETLNFPKPWKEFAPELVTLPDGKEFLKNNYTVWSGRPPIFGGGMTPSTVEPGIVIAAAKEGYLVEWAGGGQVTEELFRTRMEVFRKELPPGTGIVVNLLYLDAYLWNLQVPLVKKLKSEGAPIEGVTISAGIPDIEEAIKILKDFESYGIWLNSFKPGTQKQIRQVIAIANQIPDSKILMQIEGGAAGGHHSWEDLEELVRTCYSEIRDCKNLILAVGGGIAEPEEASSWLSGTWEGKNPMPVDAVFLGTRLMAAKECATSEKIKESLVQLSGALHWKTTQEGKNVGGVISGRSGLGADIYYAENSWTKLSSRAEELTKGKESEEARKAVLSKKEELISLINSTAKPYFGDLERMSYTEILSRYLELTCPGTRLVSPEGDWPDHPFVDKSFRTRFKELAYRFEGRISNSSNGISIVNKIDSLIDPKDFMKEWSLAYPKGNEILILPEDRIFFLDVCKRPGKPVNFIPVLDEDLVKWVRSDSLWYSHCVGIDPDSCAWIPGPKAISGIRKTNEPVATIFKEFLEKNFEGQKPKKISWSDLFESPSAKNLGLNREQERSNSIHIQEDPNTNLNDWAFQLSGLGHGFLSGLLRSPRIGNSISDLKLFFEPRIGREFSWETSSSGELILLQILEEKNPKVELKLLEKDSAELTVFFLNPKNQSWISFKRHFHSGKNPGSIFEEDLEFKERSIQNLYLKTWELERLIPSDAKGKSSEILESEIILDKEDILNFRKAVGELRRSDLKSDPNPPISMSTAFAWKVLLSPLFTLENRNLFKLLHLSQSFQWEKEILSVHSGDRLISKAKLVRVRKLGAGQEILIHAEIFKSGAKVCSFQTAFLIREATAKFKEFDYVPLEKTILLRSEPEILALNSLLWIKKENTSPSLQAGNKLKFVSSDRSVQVLASGLEQTIVKGRIEILEARGSVSWGSFELDETLAVGTPTSLDRFFSVFSEADPEIPLTKQYRAFSSTFFAPSDMAEYSAASGDTNPIHTDLDFAKYAGWKDRIVHGLWTSSRVIKQIIMDVCNGDPNRLVSFEENFQAPVYLNEELLVEGIHTSQKNGNQILNISLTNRNGEVKLNGKAIVSTLKTGYVFTGQGSQSQGMGMTLREEFPEARKIWQRAENTTQEELGFSLLKIVQENPTSLKVGKKTWNHPKGVLHLTQFTQVALVTKSMADWEILKERGFLIQDAPFAGHSLGEFSALSARGFLGFENVIRIVYGRGLTMQGLVPRDPEGRSPYGMSVVLGNRHVGLDEETILRVVSQVKEETGLPLEVVNLNIRDKQYSVTGDLKALSEMENRFKEIVRGKKTTIRLEGIDVPFHSRVLVNGVSDFRKTLEQNIPASISRFNELDGKYIPNLVAKPFSIHNDFIKYTREICESPILGDILSGKIGPLSEQDLRRILLIELLAYQFAMPVQWIKTQDVFFQELNVKRLIDIGARGDLAGMARQTLRDLPDQSSFEILHVEENRNTVLFEQEDCEQGVFIKTEEPAQAENASVGTPAVEVAAPSTSKTTIIEEVREAGVSGGGDEDSVTLTKKEALLTLLALKAGMRADEISEEENIDSLFGGNSSKRNQVMADLGAEFKTPSLDGAHEKSLKDLAKLLEEQSAYSQPGPYLRTAFEETLKKFFPPDFGRTEVFKHLKEERGLNPSGIFALSLYLPLAVREGESVRKGGLSPISLNSRISSSKEASKWLDKAVDLYAQSKGIRIGKLSASAGGSNSGAKVDAAALEELERKYFGADGIFGKTIKDFRTRLLGEDPFAEFLIKDLNALNEARQKTSSETIPSSLFEEKKIVTFSNSGQWAKKKLLQSLARFRNGDLDSLNDEEKNYFENQDTDPLSKALEYWDRFWEKNENGKSHKEYLKSISSSWKKNTDPVFKSKNSILRPKLEITNEGSWNFKEIEYSTDLKKFLSGKISIGTSDDQGNSFRENQKETESILRSLATSAKEGISFSGLKALVTGGGPNSIALETVYALLSGGANVILTTTSYSSAKVKFYKKVFQKYGAKGSSLTLVPFSQGSLEDTRLLSEWLAKKDWEADLLIPFGAVGEENSTSQLDDSSLQSLRVMLLGVEKLVGTLGRMKKRAGDVSPLHVILPLSPNHGIFGRDGMYAETKLGLESLFRKKYSEADDWGLNTRIHGCVIGWVRGTGLMEANDIVAESLEEKTGVFTFSRREMGLLLASLIHYSVNHSKNEISKANFTGGLDSQPELGRILSEIRTEILSEARNKKETNSLQERLLPSVGRSEVKELLPKEVYQYPSIPSEQKLDEIGNLTHIDPSELICVVGFAEVGPAGSSLTRWELEKDGVLSLEAALELAWMMGYIKYQASDKGRAWTDAETGESLQEWQIKSKYEDRILSNTGIRIIDPETVGFDPSTLFAFADVVLEEDFFIPVSSKEEAEEFKKAEPNSTETYHDPEKDKWFVRRKKGSQIKVRKAIDFTRKVAGQIPRGWDPAKYGIPKDLSKQVDMITIYNLYCTCEAFLRSGMEPIELYRFLHPGLVGSTVGSGMGGMGKMKRMFQDFLLGKERQHDALQESLINVTAAWALTSYVGGYGPVQTPVAACATAGVSLEMAVSLIKEGKANFMLAGAFDDFSEEGLVGFGDMQATASSVEMEEQGIDPKGICRPNDIRRGGFVEAHGGGVILLARGDLALQAGLPVYGILAYAGSKTDGIQASIPAPGLGLLSLGAESQEIKSPLRNALSVFGLTADDIGVAYKHDTSTKANDKNENKLLFNLLNKLGRTPGNLLPIVSQKSLTGHSKGGAAAWQTIGILQTLETGIVSGNRNLEEVDPDMNDYSFLTFTDESIPFGKHNIKAGMLTTLGFGHVGALCLFVHSDYFLAVLTDEQRKEYLKARREREIQGRNRYHEIRMGIGKPLYERKTKSYFEEEEIDLLLNAGFRSKSGTQQ; from the coding sequence ATGAAAGCGAATTACTCAAGCGAGCACACGTCCCAAGAACAAGTATCCACTATCTTTAAACATCTCTCCGAACAAGATATAAAAACATACACTGTCTTTGGGGGACAAGGTGTAGACCCTATTCCTGAGCTTCGTTCCTTCTATGAAGAAGGTCATTCTAATTCAGAATTCTGGGAAATCGTATATACTTCTATCGATGAAGAACTGAAGTCTCTAACAAAAGAAAGACTTCTGAATTGTTTTCCTCATGGTTTTAATTTGAAGGAATGGCTGCTATCTCCTGAAACGACTCCTGACTCTTCGATACTTAAGAATTGTTGCTACAGCATCCCTCTTATCTTTGTCGCTCAGGCAGCAAGCTTATTCAGAATATTGAAAGAAGAGTCCGAATGGGAAGCCTTTCATTCGGCAAATACTGGCATATTTGGGCATTCTCAAGGGATTTATGCTGGTCTATTGCTTTCCTCTTCTCCGAACAAATCATCCTACTTAAAGAACCTTTCCTTGATCTTGAAGTGCTTATTCTATCTAGGAGTGAGATCTCAAGAAGAATTTCCTCTCTTAGAATTGGATACCATATATAAGAAATTCTTAAAGCCTGACGAAGTCCCCTCCCCTATGGCAGCTCTTCGCTTAGAGGATGATACTCTCATTCTAGAAGAATTAGAGAAATTTAATTCGGGAAAGAGCTCCGAGGATATGATCAATCTAGGACTAAAGAACGGTCCTAAGGGAAGAGTATTTTGCGGTTCTCCCGAAAGCCTTCTGGAATTCAGAACTGTTCTTGCAGGCATAGCATTGCCAGGTCTAGATACATGGACCTTCTTAAAAGTTTCTGCTCCTTTCCATAGCCCTCTATTAAGAAGATGCCCTGTATTAACGGAAGGTGATTTTAAAAAGATAGGATTTCATCCTCAACCGGAGGACCTGAAAATTCCTCTGTATGACACTAGAGACGGGAGAGATTTAAGATCCGAAACGGATCTTTCTCTTGTATTAGCAAGAATGACCTTTGCGGAAACCTTAGATTGGGATTTATGTTTAAGCGAACTCAAGAAGGAAGAGAATAAGATCCTTCTCCTCTCTTTCGGTCCAGGTGCGGATGCCGAAAAACTTTCCATTCCGAGTATTAAAGGAAAATCATTTTTAGTTAGAAATTTAAGCAAGTCCGACTCTCTTCGTTCTTTTAGAAAAGAAGAAACATTAAATTTTCCTAAACCATGGAAAGAATTCGCGCCAGAGCTAGTTACCCTTCCCGATGGAAAAGAATTCTTAAAGAATAATTATACTGTTTGGAGTGGAAGGCCTCCTATCTTCGGAGGAGGGATGACACCTTCGACAGTTGAGCCAGGCATCGTGATCGCCGCAGCAAAAGAAGGCTATCTGGTAGAGTGGGCAGGAGGAGGCCAGGTCACAGAAGAACTCTTCCGCACTAGAATGGAAGTATTTCGCAAAGAACTTCCTCCGGGAACAGGTATCGTAGTTAACCTTTTATACTTGGATGCTTATTTATGGAACTTGCAAGTTCCTTTAGTTAAGAAACTGAAATCGGAAGGAGCTCCGATCGAAGGAGTTACGATCTCTGCTGGAATTCCTGATATTGAAGAAGCTATAAAGATCCTGAAGGACTTCGAGTCGTACGGAATTTGGCTGAACTCTTTCAAACCTGGAACCCAGAAACAGATCCGACAAGTCATAGCAATCGCTAATCAAATTCCAGATTCAAAAATCCTAATGCAGATAGAAGGTGGAGCCGCAGGTGGCCATCATAGTTGGGAAGATCTAGAAGAATTAGTTCGTACTTGTTATTCCGAGATCAGAGACTGCAAGAATCTTATCTTAGCCGTAGGTGGAGGAATCGCAGAACCTGAAGAGGCCAGCTCTTGGTTATCTGGAACCTGGGAAGGAAAAAATCCGATGCCAGTCGATGCAGTTTTCTTAGGTACCAGATTGATGGCTGCTAAAGAATGCGCCACTTCCGAAAAGATAAAAGAAAGTTTAGTTCAACTTTCAGGTGCATTACATTGGAAGACTACTCAGGAAGGCAAGAATGTAGGAGGAGTCATCTCAGGCAGATCGGGTTTGGGTGCGGACATTTATTATGCGGAGAATTCCTGGACAAAACTATCCTCACGCGCAGAAGAGCTGACCAAAGGAAAAGAATCCGAAGAAGCGAGAAAGGCGGTTCTTTCTAAAAAAGAGGAGCTAATTTCTCTCATCAACTCAACAGCTAAACCGTATTTCGGCGACTTGGAAAGAATGAGCTATACTGAAATTCTTTCTAGATACTTAGAACTGACCTGCCCTGGAACGAGACTAGTATCTCCCGAAGGAGATTGGCCGGATCATCCTTTTGTAGATAAGAGTTTCCGAACACGCTTTAAAGAATTAGCATATAGATTCGAAGGAAGAATATCGAATTCTTCGAATGGGATTTCTATTGTAAACAAGATCGATTCGTTAATTGATCCGAAAGACTTTATGAAAGAATGGTCTCTTGCGTATCCGAAAGGAAACGAGATTCTTATTCTTCCTGAAGACAGGATCTTCTTCTTGGATGTTTGCAAACGCCCAGGCAAACCTGTGAATTTTATTCCAGTTTTAGATGAGGATCTAGTGAAATGGGTTCGTTCCGATTCTCTCTGGTATTCTCATTGTGTAGGGATCGATCCAGATTCGTGCGCATGGATCCCTGGTCCGAAAGCAATATCAGGAATTCGTAAAACGAATGAACCGGTGGCCACTATCTTCAAAGAATTTTTAGAAAAGAACTTTGAAGGCCAGAAACCGAAAAAGATTTCTTGGTCTGATCTATTCGAAAGTCCTTCTGCAAAAAATCTAGGATTAAATCGCGAGCAAGAGAGATCGAACTCCATCCATATCCAAGAGGATCCAAATACAAATCTAAATGATTGGGCTTTTCAGCTTTCAGGACTTGGGCATGGATTCCTTTCCGGTTTATTGAGATCACCTAGAATAGGAAATTCCATCTCCGACCTAAAACTATTTTTTGAGCCTCGCATCGGCAGGGAATTCTCTTGGGAAACAAGCAGTTCAGGAGAACTCATCCTTCTTCAGATCTTAGAAGAGAAAAATCCGAAAGTGGAACTCAAACTTTTAGAAAAGGATTCAGCGGAGCTCACCGTCTTCTTCTTAAATCCGAAAAACCAATCTTGGATCTCATTCAAGAGACATTTTCATTCTGGCAAAAATCCAGGATCCATCTTCGAAGAAGATCTAGAGTTTAAAGAGAGATCCATCCAAAATCTTTACTTAAAGACTTGGGAACTCGAACGATTGATTCCCTCCGATGCAAAGGGGAAATCGTCCGAAATTCTGGAATCGGAAATCATATTAGATAAAGAAGATATTCTAAATTTTAGAAAGGCCGTAGGAGAGCTAAGAAGATCCGATCTAAAGTCTGATCCGAATCCGCCGATCAGCATGAGCACCGCATTTGCTTGGAAAGTGCTTCTCTCCCCTCTTTTCACATTAGAAAATCGGAATCTATTTAAACTACTTCATCTCTCTCAGTCGTTTCAATGGGAAAAGGAAATTCTCTCCGTTCATTCTGGAGACCGTTTAATTTCCAAGGCGAAACTTGTGAGAGTCAGAAAACTAGGCGCAGGCCAGGAGATCCTGATCCATGCAGAGATCTTTAAGTCCGGCGCTAAAGTATGCTCCTTTCAAACCGCATTTTTAATCCGAGAGGCTACCGCTAAATTCAAAGAGTTCGATTATGTTCCTCTTGAAAAGACGATCCTTCTTAGATCAGAACCTGAAATTCTCGCTCTGAATTCTCTACTTTGGATCAAAAAGGAAAACACCTCTCCTTCTCTCCAAGCAGGAAACAAATTGAAATTCGTATCTTCGGATCGATCCGTGCAAGTATTAGCATCAGGATTGGAGCAGACGATCGTAAAAGGTAGGATCGAGATCCTGGAGGCAAGAGGATCAGTCTCTTGGGGAAGCTTCGAGTTAGACGAAACTTTAGCTGTGGGAACTCCGACTTCCTTAGATAGATTTTTCTCCGTATTCTCCGAAGCGGATCCGGAGATCCCACTCACCAAACAGTATCGTGCTTTTTCTTCTACTTTCTTTGCTCCTTCAGATATGGCAGAATACTCTGCTGCTTCTGGAGATACGAATCCGATCCATACGGATCTGGACTTTGCAAAGTATGCAGGTTGGAAAGATCGAATCGTTCATGGTCTCTGGACTTCTTCCAGAGTAATTAAGCAAATCATAATGGATGTCTGCAATGGAGATCCGAATCGACTTGTTTCTTTCGAAGAGAATTTCCAAGCCCCAGTTTACTTGAACGAAGAACTCTTGGTCGAAGGGATTCATACTTCTCAAAAGAATGGAAATCAAATACTGAATATTTCTCTAACCAACAGGAATGGAGAAGTGAAATTAAACGGTAAGGCAATCGTTTCTACTCTTAAGACAGGCTATGTATTCACCGGCCAAGGTTCTCAGTCCCAGGGAATGGGCATGACGCTCAGAGAGGAATTTCCTGAAGCGAGAAAGATTTGGCAGAGAGCCGAAAATACTACTCAAGAAGAATTGGGATTTTCTCTTCTTAAGATCGTTCAAGAGAATCCTACCTCACTCAAAGTCGGAAAGAAGACGTGGAACCATCCAAAAGGGGTTCTTCATCTCACTCAATTCACACAAGTAGCGTTAGTCACCAAGTCCATGGCAGATTGGGAGATTCTGAAAGAAAGAGGCTTTCTCATCCAAGACGCTCCTTTTGCCGGCCATTCCTTGGGCGAATTCTCCGCACTATCCGCAAGAGGATTCTTGGGATTTGAAAATGTGATCCGTATCGTTTATGGAAGAGGACTCACCATGCAAGGTTTGGTTCCTCGGGATCCCGAAGGTAGAAGCCCTTATGGCATGAGCGTTGTTTTAGGAAATCGTCATGTCGGCTTGGATGAGGAAACCATCCTAAGAGTTGTTTCTCAAGTGAAAGAAGAAACAGGACTTCCTTTAGAAGTCGTGAACTTGAATATTAGAGATAAACAGTATTCTGTTACGGGAGACTTAAAGGCCCTTTCCGAAATGGAAAATCGATTTAAGGAAATCGTAAGAGGAAAGAAGACTACAATCCGTCTGGAAGGAATAGATGTGCCATTCCACTCCAGAGTGTTAGTAAACGGGGTCTCCGATTTTAGAAAAACATTAGAGCAGAATATTCCGGCCTCCATTTCCAGATTCAATGAGCTGGACGGAAAATATATCCCTAACCTAGTCGCAAAACCATTCTCCATACATAATGATTTCATTAAGTATACTCGTGAAATTTGCGAAAGTCCTATTCTAGGGGATATCTTATCCGGAAAAATAGGTCCTCTCTCAGAGCAAGATCTAAGAAGAATACTTCTCATCGAATTACTCGCGTATCAATTTGCGATGCCGGTGCAGTGGATCAAAACCCAAGATGTATTCTTTCAAGAACTGAATGTCAAGAGACTGATCGATATTGGAGCAAGAGGAGACCTGGCAGGAATGGCCAGACAAACCTTAAGAGATCTTCCGGACCAATCTTCATTCGAGATATTGCATGTAGAAGAGAATCGCAATACGGTTCTATTTGAACAAGAAGACTGCGAACAAGGAGTCTTTATCAAAACTGAAGAACCGGCTCAGGCGGAGAACGCTTCCGTAGGAACTCCTGCAGTAGAAGTAGCGGCTCCTTCTACAAGTAAAACTACAATCATCGAAGAAGTTAGAGAAGCAGGTGTAAGCGGAGGGGGTGACGAAGATTCCGTTACTTTAACCAAGAAAGAAGCATTATTAACTCTTCTCGCTTTGAAAGCAGGAATGAGAGCCGATGAAATTTCAGAAGAAGAGAATATAGACTCTCTCTTTGGTGGAAATTCTTCTAAAAGAAACCAGGTGATGGCAGACCTTGGAGCTGAGTTCAAGACGCCAAGCTTGGATGGAGCTCATGAGAAATCCCTGAAAGATCTTGCAAAACTCTTGGAGGAACAATCCGCTTATTCTCAACCTGGACCTTACTTACGGACCGCTTTCGAAGAGACTCTGAAGAAATTCTTTCCACCAGATTTTGGAAGAACAGAAGTATTCAAGCATTTGAAAGAAGAAAGAGGATTGAATCCATCGGGAATATTTGCTCTAAGCTTATATCTTCCTTTGGCAGTGAGAGAAGGAGAATCCGTACGAAAGGGAGGACTCAGTCCTATCTCATTAAACTCAAGGATCTCAAGTTCGAAAGAAGCTTCGAAATGGTTGGATAAAGCCGTAGATCTTTATGCTCAATCCAAAGGGATCAGGATCGGAAAACTCTCTGCATCTGCAGGAGGTTCCAACTCGGGCGCAAAAGTAGATGCTGCGGCTCTAGAAGAATTGGAAAGAAAATATTTCGGTGCGGATGGAATCTTCGGCAAAACGATCAAAGACTTCAGAACAAGATTATTGGGAGAAGATCCTTTTGCAGAATTTCTGATCAAAGACTTAAACGCTTTGAATGAGGCAAGACAGAAGACATCTTCCGAAACAATACCTTCTTCTTTATTTGAAGAGAAGAAGATAGTTACCTTTAGTAATTCTGGGCAATGGGCAAAGAAGAAACTTCTACAATCTCTCGCTCGATTCAGAAACGGAGATTTAGATTCGCTTAACGACGAAGAAAAAAATTACTTCGAAAACCAAGACACCGATCCTCTTTCCAAGGCCCTGGAATACTGGGACCGTTTTTGGGAAAAGAATGAGAACGGCAAGTCTCACAAGGAATATCTAAAGTCTATTTCTTCTTCTTGGAAGAAGAATACAGATCCAGTATTCAAATCTAAGAACTCGATACTTAGACCGAAACTTGAGATCACTAATGAGGGATCGTGGAACTTTAAGGAAATAGAATATTCCACCGACTTAAAAAAGTTCCTTAGTGGAAAGATCTCCATTGGCACAAGCGACGACCAAGGAAATAGTTTCCGAGAAAATCAGAAAGAAACAGAGTCCATTCTAAGATCTCTCGCTACTTCTGCAAAAGAAGGAATTTCATTCTCCGGTTTAAAGGCCCTGGTAACGGGTGGAGGTCCGAACTCGATCGCTCTCGAAACTGTATACGCTCTTCTCTCAGGCGGAGCGAATGTGATCCTGACGACCACTTCCTATTCTTCTGCAAAGGTAAAATTCTATAAGAAGGTCTTCCAGAAATACGGAGCAAAAGGATCTTCTCTTACATTAGTACCTTTCTCGCAAGGATCTTTAGAAGATACTAGACTTCTTTCAGAATGGCTGGCTAAGAAGGATTGGGAAGCGGATCTTCTCATTCCATTCGGAGCGGTAGGAGAAGAAAATTCAACGTCTCAATTGGATGATTCTTCACTTCAATCTTTGCGCGTTATGCTTCTTGGAGTCGAAAAACTCGTCGGAACCCTGGGAAGAATGAAGAAGAGAGCCGGAGATGTTTCTCCTTTACATGTGATCCTTCCTCTTTCTCCGAATCATGGGATCTTTGGTAGAGATGGAATGTATGCGGAAACGAAGCTTGGACTCGAGAGCTTATTCCGTAAGAAATACTCCGAAGCAGATGATTGGGGGCTCAATACTCGCATTCATGGTTGTGTAATCGGCTGGGTAAGAGGCACAGGTCTCATGGAGGCAAATGATATTGTCGCCGAATCTCTAGAAGAAAAAACGGGAGTGTTTACTTTCTCCAGAAGAGAGATGGGACTCTTGCTTGCGAGCTTGATCCATTATTCCGTCAACCATTCCAAGAATGAAATCTCCAAGGCGAATTTCACTGGAGGATTAGATTCTCAACCCGAGCTCGGAAGAATTCTATCCGAGATCCGCACGGAGATCCTTTCCGAGGCAAGAAACAAGAAAGAAACAAATTCTCTACAAGAAAGACTTCTTCCTTCTGTCGGTAGATCGGAAGTGAAAGAACTTCTGCCTAAGGAAGTATATCAGTACCCTTCTATCCCAAGCGAACAGAAGTTAGACGAAATAGGAAACCTAACTCATATCGATCCTTCCGAATTAATATGCGTCGTTGGATTTGCAGAAGTCGGTCCTGCCGGTAGTTCACTCACCAGATGGGAATTAGAAAAAGACGGAGTGCTCTCTTTAGAAGCGGCCTTGGAACTCGCCTGGATGATGGGCTATATCAAGTACCAAGCATCCGATAAAGGAAGAGCTTGGACGGATGCAGAAACAGGAGAATCTCTGCAAGAATGGCAGATCAAATCCAAATACGAAGATAGGATCCTTTCGAATACTGGAATTCGCATCATCGATCCTGAAACAGTAGGATTCGATCCATCTACGTTATTTGCATTTGCAGATGTAGTTTTAGAGGAAGATTTCTTTATTCCGGTTTCAAGCAAAGAAGAAGCAGAAGAATTTAAGAAGGCTGAGCCTAATTCTACAGAAACCTATCACGATCCTGAAAAGGACAAGTGGTTTGTTCGTAGAAAAAAAGGAAGCCAGATCAAAGTACGTAAGGCAATCGACTTCACTCGAAAAGTAGCGGGACAGATCCCAAGAGGATGGGATCCGGCTAAGTATGGCATTCCAAAAGATCTTTCCAAACAAGTGGATATGATCACGATTTATAATCTATATTGCACATGCGAAGCATTCCTCCGATCCGGAATGGAACCGATAGAACTGTATCGATTCCTACATCCTGGACTAGTAGGTTCTACTGTCGGTTCAGGTATGGGTGGAATGGGCAAAATGAAGCGTATGTTCCAAGATTTCCTACTAGGTAAGGAAAGGCAGCATGACGCATTACAAGAATCGTTAATCAACGTAACTGCGGCTTGGGCTTTGACTTCTTATGTAGGAGGTTATGGCCCGGTTCAAACACCAGTCGCTGCTTGTGCAACTGCAGGTGTCTCTCTTGAAATGGCAGTGAGTCTGATCAAGGAAGGAAAGGCCAACTTTATGTTAGCTGGAGCCTTTGACGATTTTTCCGAAGAAGGATTAGTCGGCTTCGGGGATATGCAAGCTACCGCGAGCAGCGTCGAGATGGAAGAACAAGGAATAGATCCGAAAGGGATCTGCCGCCCGAATGATATCCGACGTGGAGGCTTCGTAGAGGCTCATGGTGGAGGAGTCATTCTTCTTGCAAGAGGAGATTTAGCATTACAAGCTGGATTGCCCGTCTACGGAATTCTTGCGTATGCTGGGTCCAAGACCGACGGTATCCAAGCTTCTATCCCCGCTCCTGGCTTAGGACTCTTATCTTTGGGAGCCGAGTCCCAAGAGATTAAGTCACCTCTCAGAAACGCGTTATCCGTCTTTGGATTGACCGCGGATGATATAGGAGTCGCTTACAAGCACGATACTTCCACCAAAGCAAACGATAAGAATGAGAATAAACTCTTATTCAATTTACTGAACAAGTTAGGAAGGACACCGGGCAACCTTCTTCCTATCGTTTCTCAAAAATCACTTACTGGCCATTCTAAAGGTGGAGCAGCTGCATGGCAGACGATTGGTATCTTACAAACATTGGAAACCGGGATCGTAAGTGGTAACCGAAACCTGGAGGAAGTCGATCCGGATATGAACGATTACTCCTTTCTAACGTTTACGGACGAAAGCATTCCATTCGGAAAACATAATATAAAGGCCGGAATGCTGACCACTCTCGGGTTCGGTCACGTGGGAGCTCTCTGCTTATTCGTTCATTCCGACTATTTCTTAGCGGTACTCACCGATGAGCAAAGAAAAGAATATCTAAAGGCTCGAAGAGAAAGAGAGATCCAAGGACGAAATCGATATCACGAAATTAGAATGGGAATAGGCAAGCCTCTCTATGAGCGCAAAACTAAATCCTATTTCGAAGAAGAAGAGATCGATCTTCTATTGAATGCAGGCTTCAGATCTAAATCGGGAACACAACAATGA
- a CDS encoding holo-ACP synthase encodes MKTELESLFASFGTSSKPIASIGVDLAFIPEFEESLKDKGTYFFSKTFSEWERNRASSKPMDQRAGFFAGRYAAKEAVIKALDGYRLFQAPELHINYSEIEIRNDDFGRPYLRFYGTFLEYMEGLKPNSIRVSISHTGDYAFSEVLLVL; translated from the coding sequence ATGAAGACGGAACTCGAAAGCCTATTTGCTTCATTCGGAACTTCTTCGAAACCGATTGCATCTATTGGAGTCGATCTCGCATTCATTCCTGAATTCGAAGAAAGCCTAAAAGATAAAGGAACGTATTTCTTCTCCAAGACATTCAGCGAATGGGAAAGGAATCGTGCCTCTTCCAAACCTATGGATCAAAGAGCCGGATTCTTTGCAGGAAGATATGCAGCAAAGGAAGCAGTGATCAAGGCTTTGGATGGTTATCGATTATTCCAAGCGCCAGAGCTTCATATAAACTATTCGGAAATTGAAATACGAAACGACGACTTCGGAAGACCATATCTGCGTTTTTACGGAACCTTTCTAGAGTATATGGAAGGCCTAAAACCGAACTCAATCCGAGTCAGCATCAGCCACACGGGGGATTACGCTTTTTCTGAAGTCCTCCTCGTACTATAG